The following coding sequences lie in one Gemmatimonadaceae bacterium genomic window:
- a CDS encoding carboxypeptidase regulatory-like domain-containing protein — protein sequence MRMKWVWRAAPMWLTFSSAIAGAQSRHEVVRGRVTDDSARAVRAASVVVTRTADRVAKTTVTDTGGTFVIEWADGAGDYAVAVSANGFQPVTVHVTRTTAADSVLVANVRLAHAVRLNPVVTQARRVVPDRDPASYGAGGTEATTFVQNTARRLAPDQAGDLTAIAAMMPGVALAQGGISVFGLPPGQNSVTMNGLAFAGSDVPRDAATRLRVLASTYDPSNGWFSGAQTAVDLVVGGQFTQRSAHVTLDAPSLQYTDRVSAQSGQRYTNMNASVGGSGQLLRDGWAYNYGLQGGRKSADVASLLSADDDLLEHAGIAPDSAAAAIRALGTLGIPTNRAGTPGGAVDQNVSFIARIDHAPYDWTQRAYNPTTYGLQAYAKLSSVGAQGFGPVATPGHGGSSSNAIASLTASYTSTPSQSSLIDLKSGVTVVRNSADPYLSVPDGRAVVVSPLVEPGQGSDTASTASTLQFGGNSGILTRSRLFRWETLGQLQLAPEAHATHRIKFAADARFDESAQDVFANQLGTFSYASLNDLSANRPASFTRALTSPTRRGGEWNAFVSAGDLWRAASTVQLIYGLRVDANRFTETPLFNPAVLSRFALRTDNAPNSIDLSPRLGLTWQATPSTTIRGGTGQFRNAVDASLLAVPSVSTGLAGSTLRLSCVGSAVPTPDWRGYAADPASIPTTCVGGGGPLVDAAPSVQVVDPNYRPARSWRSNLGFASSVAKNVFSIDGVLSLNRNQPGTIDDNFLRQSRFTVSDEGRAVFVPPSSIVGTTGALSPTAARLDSSFGRVVSVVSDLHGVTKQAVMTFRPFIPDNVRRFFGDVVASYTLTNARTSQRGFDGAAFGDPFTKEWSRGDLDARHLLVVQAVFRPFGDQRANIFLSGRAQSGLPFTPLVSGDVNGDGLANDRSFIIDSPALRSLIASSSPGVANCLASQIGRAAGRNSCEGPWTAQMNAGVHLGAEYLRNHRLDVVLNFANPLAGLDQLLHGSNLRGWGGPAVPDQTLYTVRGFDATQNRFIYAVNERFGNTRATSTTLRAPFRVTLDVGIDIAPALSDQLLDRWLSLGRDGRPGTKLSGTELARRFATTIPDPFAELLQQSDSLILSTDEVNQLRAVDSRYRMRVDAAWADLGVYLAGLPERYDASAASRRVDETTDDLWEISRTEIQRSLPEILTTTQTAMLSGYAGLLFRARDRVHIRLTPRGG from the coding sequence ATGCGAATGAAGTGGGTGTGGCGCGCGGCGCCGATGTGGCTGACATTCTCATCCGCGATTGCGGGCGCGCAGTCGCGCCACGAAGTGGTGCGCGGCCGCGTGACCGACGACAGCGCCCGCGCGGTGCGCGCGGCGAGCGTCGTTGTGACGAGAACGGCGGATCGCGTCGCGAAAACGACCGTCACCGACACCGGCGGGACTTTTGTCATCGAGTGGGCGGACGGCGCCGGTGACTACGCGGTCGCGGTGAGCGCGAACGGGTTTCAGCCGGTCACCGTGCACGTGACACGAACGACCGCTGCCGATTCGGTGCTCGTCGCCAACGTGCGTCTCGCGCATGCCGTGCGATTGAATCCGGTGGTGACGCAGGCGCGCCGGGTCGTTCCCGATCGCGATCCGGCCAGTTACGGCGCCGGAGGAACGGAAGCGACGACGTTCGTGCAGAATACGGCGCGGCGTCTCGCGCCGGACCAAGCGGGTGATCTCACCGCGATCGCCGCGATGATGCCTGGCGTGGCGCTCGCGCAAGGAGGGATCTCGGTCTTCGGACTTCCTCCCGGCCAAAACAGCGTGACGATGAACGGGCTGGCGTTCGCGGGGAGCGACGTTCCGCGAGATGCGGCGACGCGCCTTCGCGTGCTCGCATCCACGTACGATCCGTCCAACGGCTGGTTCAGCGGCGCGCAGACGGCGGTCGATCTGGTCGTCGGCGGACAGTTCACGCAGCGGAGCGCGCACGTGACGCTCGACGCGCCGTCGCTCCAATACACCGATCGGGTTTCGGCGCAGTCGGGCCAGCGGTACACGAACATGAACGCGAGTGTGGGCGGAAGCGGTCAGCTCCTCCGCGACGGGTGGGCGTACAACTACGGATTGCAGGGCGGACGGAAGTCGGCTGACGTGGCCTCGCTCTTGTCGGCGGACGACGACCTGCTCGAGCATGCGGGAATCGCGCCCGACTCGGCCGCGGCGGCGATCCGAGCGCTCGGCACGCTCGGGATTCCGACGAATCGTGCCGGGACCCCGGGGGGCGCGGTCGATCAGAACGTCTCGTTCATCGCACGCATCGATCATGCGCCGTACGATTGGACGCAGCGAGCGTACAATCCGACGACGTACGGGCTGCAAGCGTACGCGAAGCTTTCGAGCGTCGGCGCGCAGGGATTCGGCCCCGTCGCTACGCCCGGCCACGGCGGGTCGAGCTCGAACGCCATCGCGTCGCTCACGGCCTCCTATACGAGCACACCAAGTCAGTCCTCGCTCATCGATCTGAAGAGTGGCGTTACCGTCGTGCGGAACTCGGCCGATCCTTATCTGTCGGTTCCCGACGGACGTGCCGTCGTCGTCTCGCCGCTGGTCGAACCCGGACAAGGAAGCGACACGGCATCGACCGCCTCGACGTTGCAGTTCGGCGGGAACAGCGGGATCCTCACCCGCTCGCGACTCTTTCGGTGGGAGACGCTTGGGCAGCTTCAGCTCGCGCCGGAGGCGCACGCGACGCATCGGATCAAGTTCGCGGCGGATGCGCGGTTCGACGAAAGCGCGCAGGATGTGTTCGCGAATCAACTGGGAACGTTCAGCTACGCCTCGCTGAACGATCTGTCGGCGAATCGTCCGGCGTCGTTCACGCGCGCGCTCACGTCGCCGACGAGGCGCGGCGGCGAGTGGAACGCGTTCGTCTCGGCGGGTGATCTGTGGCGCGCCGCGTCGACGGTTCAATTGATCTACGGGTTGCGCGTCGATGCGAATCGGTTCACGGAAACACCGCTATTCAACCCGGCCGTCCTCAGCCGCTTCGCTCTGCGCACCGACAACGCGCCGAACTCCATCGACTTAAGCCCCCGACTCGGTCTCACCTGGCAAGCGACGCCGAGCACGACGATTCGCGGCGGGACCGGGCAGTTTCGAAACGCAGTCGACGCATCGCTGCTGGCCGTGCCGTCCGTATCCACGGGTCTCGCGGGGTCGACGCTTCGGCTCTCGTGCGTTGGGTCGGCCGTTCCGACGCCGGATTGGCGCGGGTACGCGGCCGATCCCGCGTCGATTCCCACGACGTGCGTTGGCGGCGGCGGCCCGCTCGTCGATGCGGCGCCCAGCGTGCAGGTCGTGGACCCGAATTACCGGCCGGCGCGAAGTTGGCGCTCGAACCTGGGGTTTGCGTCGAGTGTGGCGAAGAACGTGTTCAGCATCGACGGCGTGTTGTCGCTCAACAGGAATCAACCCGGAACGATCGACGACAACTTTCTCCGGCAATCGCGTTTCACGGTGAGCGACGAGGGGCGCGCGGTTTTCGTTCCGCCGTCCAGCATCGTCGGCACGACGGGTGCGCTGTCCCCGACCGCCGCGCGCCTGGACAGCTCGTTCGGGCGTGTCGTCAGCGTCGTGTCGGACCTGCACGGCGTCACCAAGCAAGCGGTCATGACGTTCCGGCCGTTCATTCCCGACAACGTGCGGCGGTTCTTCGGCGACGTCGTCGCGTCATACACGCTCACCAACGCTCGGACGAGCCAGCGAGGGTTCGACGGCGCGGCGTTTGGGGATCCGTTCACGAAAGAGTGGTCGCGCGGCGACCTCGACGCGCGACATCTGCTCGTCGTGCAGGCGGTCTTCAGGCCCTTCGGCGATCAACGCGCGAACATCTTTCTCTCGGGGCGGGCGCAATCCGGACTGCCGTTCACGCCGTTGGTCTCCGGCGACGTGAATGGCGACGGGCTCGCCAATGATCGCTCGTTCATCATCGACTCTCCGGCGTTGCGTTCGCTGATCGCATCGTCTTCGCCGGGTGTGGCGAATTGCCTGGCGTCGCAGATCGGCCGGGCCGCCGGTCGCAATAGCTGCGAAGGCCCGTGGACGGCGCAGATGAACGCCGGCGTGCATCTCGGCGCCGAGTATCTGCGCAATCATCGGCTCGACGTCGTGCTCAATTTCGCGAATCCGTTGGCGGGACTCGATCAACTGCTCCACGGGTCAAACCTGCGCGGGTGGGGAGGCCCGGCGGTGCCGGACCAGACGCTGTACACGGTGCGCGGGTTCGACGCGACGCAGAATCGCTTCATCTACGCCGTCAACGAGCGGTTCGGAAACACGCGCGCGACCAGTACGACGCTCCGCGCTCCGTTTCGGGTGACGCTGGACGTCGGCATCGACATCGCGCCCGCGTTGTCGGACCAGTTGCTCGACCGCTGGCTGAGCCTCGGCCGCGACGGACGACCCGGGACCAAGCTGTCCGGGACCGAGCTCGCACGGCGATTTGCGACGACGATTCCCGACCCGTTCGCCGAGCTGCTGCAGCAATCCGATTCGCTGATCCTGTCGACGGACGAAGTGAATCAGCTGCGGGCGGTTGATTCTCGCTATCGAATGCGCGTTGACGCAGCGTGGGCCGACCTGGGCGTGTATCTCGCGGGATTGCCCGAGCGCTACGACGCGTCAGCCGCATCGCGCCGCGTCGATGAGACGACCGATGATCTCTGGGAAATCAGTCGGACCGAGATCCAACGCTCGCTGCCGGAGATTCTCACCACCACGCAGACGGCGATGCTCAGCGGTTACGCCGGCCTGCTTTTTCGAGCACGCGACCGCGTGCACATCAGATTGACGCCGCGCGGAGGTTGA
- a CDS encoding sigma-70 family RNA polymerase sigma factor — protein MPACLVVVATGTPSDTELISRALGGDATALDALVRRHYRTAFSIALAQTGSRADAEDACHDAFLRAAERLAECRDRERFAFWLGAIVRNRARNMVSRGILRRATPLEPQTVAAREDPARDAEVADLRGRLEAALTVLSATQREVVLLHDLDGWTHADIAAAIGTSEGMSRQHLFNARRRLREALGQNTSKEHEHE, from the coding sequence GTGCCCGCGTGTCTCGTCGTGGTGGCCACCGGCACGCCGTCCGATACTGAGCTGATCTCGCGCGCGCTTGGCGGCGACGCGACCGCGCTCGACGCGCTCGTCCGAAGACACTATCGGACGGCGTTCTCGATCGCGCTCGCGCAGACCGGAAGCCGCGCCGACGCGGAGGACGCGTGCCACGACGCGTTTCTGCGGGCCGCGGAGCGCTTGGCCGAGTGCCGCGATCGCGAACGGTTCGCGTTCTGGCTCGGCGCGATCGTTCGCAACCGAGCGCGCAACATGGTCAGCCGAGGGATCCTGCGGCGGGCCACGCCGCTCGAGCCGCAAACCGTGGCAGCGCGAGAGGATCCGGCGAGAGATGCGGAGGTGGCGGACCTGCGTGGTCGATTGGAGGCCGCGCTGACCGTGCTCTCGGCGACGCAGCGCGAGGTCGTTCTCCTGCACGATCTGGATGGTTGGACGCACGCCGACATCGCCGCGGCGATCGGCACGTCCGAAGGAATGTCTCGGCAACATCTGTTCAACGCTCGCCGGCGGTTGCGCGAGGCGCTTGGACAGAATACTTCGAAGGAGCATGAACATGAATGA
- the ppk1 gene encoding polyphosphate kinase 1 produces MTEFRCELLSADQLGALASGPLPPGIAAGDARRSLHRDLYLDTVDDSLRRRGVTCRLRLDAKGGAALTLRIAGGEANGGETRVDARVVAGDVTAAMAAETAVSKRIRGIVDPALLQVRVDLEVDRLTRRASLDWLRRPRLSVHLDRVTVRRNGTSARFFQMCAHRLRGDAADLLQLERALEEEHGVRRSAVPTHERAELAIKWARLEDVPRGTAYSDRYLRAPIPMSGGEGPEFFNAELSLLAFQHRVLSLVASEATPLRERLRFLAIVAANVDEFFMVRMAGLLAATRGEPTERTDDGLSPGEELAAVSEAVASISARQAQCFDECRQALESAGVRVATWETLSEPDRAVLADRFRDDIQPLLTPFAMTLSPGHPLPRLGHLTLSMALILRQRPGGPPRFAELELPTSLPRFLTVGATPDERTIVPVEEVIRGNLNALYPDATVEHAYAFRVTRSAEIELDEEHADDLLEEVERATTSRGQGIAVRVEVERGMPAIVRALLLENVRREQAAVGAAPLPDVDEIDGVLDLRGLAQIELSPRARKSYPPFTAGRPFGDARAFATLGAGDVLAHHPFDSFGETVVRFVREAAADPDVAAIKITLYRVGNPSAIADALLSAAKAGKSVTVFVEVKARFDEEVNVAWARALEAAGGHVVRGIVGFKNHAKVALVVRRERGALRRYVHIGTGNYNTRSGEQYTDLSLFTTNERIADDVADFFNELTGVSAPPRRPKQELLVAPQHLLPAIVEQIDREAAHARAGRPARITAKLNGLSDPDVVRALYRASNDGVEIDLVVRGICTIRPGIQGRSERVRVTSIVGRFLEHSRIYRFANGGSPRYFIGSADLRPRNLRRRVEVLVPIDDAEQRRRLDDILALYLGDPTGWDLRADGTYEPRGRTGDSTQETLAGQHKAVT; encoded by the coding sequence ATGACCGAATTCCGTTGCGAGCTGCTCTCGGCAGACCAGCTCGGCGCGCTCGCGTCCGGGCCTCTGCCGCCGGGGATCGCGGCCGGTGACGCGCGCCGGTCGCTTCACCGCGACCTGTACCTGGACACCGTCGACGATTCGCTGCGCCGCCGTGGCGTCACCTGCCGGCTGCGGTTGGACGCGAAGGGCGGTGCGGCGCTCACGCTGAGAATCGCCGGCGGCGAGGCCAACGGGGGCGAAACCCGTGTCGACGCCAGGGTCGTGGCCGGCGACGTCACGGCAGCGATGGCCGCCGAGACGGCCGTTTCCAAACGGATTCGCGGCATCGTCGACCCGGCCTTGTTGCAAGTGCGTGTCGACCTGGAAGTCGACCGGCTCACGCGCCGCGCGTCGCTCGACTGGCTGCGCCGGCCGCGGCTGAGCGTTCACCTGGATCGCGTTACGGTCCGCCGCAACGGCACGTCCGCGCGATTCTTCCAGATGTGCGCTCACCGGCTGCGGGGCGACGCGGCAGACCTGCTCCAGCTCGAGCGCGCGCTGGAAGAAGAGCACGGCGTTCGCCGCTCCGCGGTCCCGACGCACGAACGCGCCGAACTGGCGATCAAGTGGGCACGCCTCGAGGACGTGCCGCGCGGCACGGCGTACTCCGACCGCTATCTTCGCGCGCCGATTCCCATGTCCGGCGGAGAAGGACCGGAGTTCTTCAACGCCGAGCTGAGTCTCCTGGCGTTTCAGCATCGCGTGCTCTCGCTCGTCGCGAGCGAGGCGACGCCGTTGCGCGAACGGCTTCGTTTCCTCGCGATCGTCGCGGCGAACGTCGACGAGTTCTTCATGGTGCGCATGGCAGGTTTGCTCGCCGCCACGCGCGGGGAACCCACGGAGCGCACGGACGACGGCCTGTCTCCGGGGGAGGAGCTCGCGGCGGTCTCGGAAGCCGTCGCGTCGATTTCGGCGCGGCAAGCCCAATGCTTCGATGAGTGCCGCCAGGCGCTGGAGTCGGCTGGAGTGCGCGTTGCCACGTGGGAAACGCTGTCGGAGCCCGATCGGGCGGTACTCGCCGATCGTTTCCGCGACGACATCCAACCGCTTCTCACGCCGTTCGCGATGACCCTGAGCCCGGGTCATCCTCTCCCACGCCTCGGGCATCTGACGCTTTCGATGGCGCTCATTCTCCGCCAGCGCCCGGGCGGACCTCCGCGGTTCGCCGAGCTCGAGCTCCCGACGTCGCTCCCGAGATTTCTCACGGTCGGCGCCACTCCGGACGAACGCACGATCGTGCCCGTCGAGGAGGTCATTCGCGGCAACCTCAATGCGTTGTACCCCGACGCGACCGTCGAACACGCGTACGCGTTTCGCGTGACGCGGAGCGCCGAGATCGAGCTCGACGAAGAACACGCGGACGACCTGCTCGAGGAGGTCGAGCGCGCGACGACGTCGCGCGGGCAGGGCATCGCCGTCCGGGTCGAGGTCGAGCGCGGAATGCCGGCGATCGTCCGCGCGTTGTTGTTGGAAAACGTGCGGCGCGAGCAGGCGGCCGTGGGCGCCGCGCCGCTTCCGGACGTGGACGAGATCGACGGGGTGTTGGATCTGCGCGGACTCGCGCAAATCGAGCTCTCGCCGCGCGCCAGGAAGTCGTACCCGCCCTTCACGGCCGGCCGTCCCTTCGGCGACGCGCGCGCGTTCGCGACGCTCGGTGCCGGGGACGTGCTCGCGCACCATCCGTTCGATTCGTTCGGCGAGACCGTCGTGCGATTCGTGCGCGAAGCAGCGGCCGACCCCGACGTGGCGGCGATCAAGATCACCCTGTACCGCGTCGGCAATCCGTCGGCGATCGCCGACGCGCTGCTGTCGGCGGCGAAGGCGGGAAAGTCCGTCACGGTGTTCGTCGAGGTCAAGGCGCGGTTCGACGAGGAGGTGAACGTGGCTTGGGCGCGAGCGCTCGAGGCGGCCGGCGGCCACGTCGTGCGCGGCATCGTCGGGTTCAAGAACCACGCGAAGGTCGCCCTCGTCGTGCGGCGCGAGCGCGGCGCGCTCCGACGGTACGTGCACATCGGAACCGGGAACTACAACACGCGCTCGGGTGAGCAGTACACCGACCTGAGTCTGTTTACGACGAACGAGCGGATCGCCGACGACGTCGCGGATTTCTTCAACGAGCTGACGGGCGTCTCCGCGCCGCCTCGCAGACCGAAGCAGGAGCTGCTCGTCGCGCCACAGCATCTGTTGCCGGCGATCGTCGAGCAGATCGACCGCGAAGCGGCACACGCGCGCGCGGGTCGTCCGGCCCGGATCACGGCGAAGCTCAACGGACTTTCCGACCCCGACGTCGTCCGCGCACTCTACCGCGCGTCGAACGACGGCGTCGAAATCGACCTCGTCGTTCGCGGCATCTGCACGATCCGTCCGGGGATTCAAGGCCGCAGCGAACGGGTGCGCGTGACGTCGATCGTCGGCCGCTTTCTGGAGCATTCGCGCATTTATCGCTTCGCGAACGGCGGGTCGCCGCGCTACTTCATCGGGTCGGCCGACCTTCGCCCGCGCAATCTTCGGCGACGCGTCGAGGTTCTGGTCCCGATCGACGACGCCGAGCAGCGTCGCCGCCTCGACGACATCCTCGCGCTCTACCTCGGCGACCCCACGGGGTGGGATCTTCGTGCCGATGGGACCTACGAGCCCCGCGGCCGCACCGGCGATTCAACGCAAGAGACGTTGGCCGGGCAACACAAAGCCGTTACGTAG
- a CDS encoding DUF4956 domain-containing protein — translation MATRSIAPAAASANRVIVQVVLYYIALTIVGALVWQYLPRTHIISDSSIAALYGTGDVVRTGKNAVVPEVGQGTLAATVAMAMIAAALLSLPVAWVYTLTRSRRGYQQSVVQLMIVLPVVVSGIVVLVKYSLALAFSLGGIAAAVRFRNTLDDSKDAAYIFLMMGIGIAAAVDLPVAAVISIVFNAVIFLLWTADFGRTPVALDGKLAERRLQRARELARTGTFVARIEDEVLSEMTSEQLEGIAQRAWRRAREHSPEGEERGGDKVECRLRVRITDAMIVQPVMEARLDEAAKKWDLAAVSESGDGVTVLDYVVLPKKKSGPEELLALLRLAGGKHMVEAELL, via the coding sequence ATGGCCACTCGGTCGATCGCGCCCGCCGCAGCGTCGGCGAATAGAGTCATAGTTCAGGTCGTCCTGTACTACATCGCGCTGACGATCGTCGGCGCATTGGTGTGGCAGTATCTGCCGCGCACGCACATCATCAGCGACTCCTCCATCGCCGCTCTCTATGGAACGGGTGACGTCGTGCGGACGGGCAAGAACGCCGTCGTGCCGGAGGTCGGACAGGGCACGCTCGCGGCGACGGTCGCGATGGCCATGATTGCCGCGGCCCTGCTCTCCCTGCCGGTCGCGTGGGTCTACACGCTGACGCGTTCCCGGCGCGGATATCAGCAGTCGGTCGTGCAGCTGATGATCGTGCTCCCTGTGGTCGTTTCCGGTATCGTCGTGCTGGTGAAGTACAGCCTGGCGCTGGCATTCAGCTTGGGCGGCATCGCGGCGGCGGTCCGCTTCCGAAACACGCTCGATGACAGCAAGGACGCCGCGTACATCTTTCTCATGATGGGCATCGGCATCGCGGCCGCCGTGGATCTGCCGGTGGCCGCCGTGATCTCGATCGTCTTCAACGCCGTCATCTTCCTACTCTGGACGGCGGATTTCGGCCGCACGCCGGTGGCCCTCGACGGCAAGCTCGCCGAGCGACGTCTTCAACGCGCCAGGGAGCTAGCGCGGACGGGCACCTTCGTGGCGCGCATCGAAGACGAGGTGCTCAGCGAAATGACGTCGGAGCAGCTCGAGGGCATCGCGCAGCGCGCATGGCGCCGGGCCCGGGAGCACAGTCCCGAGGGCGAGGAGCGGGGCGGCGACAAGGTGGAGTGCCGCCTCCGGGTGAGGATCACCGACGCGATGATTGTGCAGCCTGTCATGGAGGCGCGGCTCGACGAAGCGGCGAAGAAGTGGGATTTGGCCGCCGTCTCCGAATCGGGTGACGGGGTAACGGTGCTCGATTACGTGGTACTTCCTAAGAAGAAGAGCGGCCCGGAAGAGCTGCTCGCATTGTTGCGGCTTGCCGGCGGCAAGCACATGGTCGAAGCCGAGCTGCTGTAG
- a CDS encoding plastocyanin/azurin family copper-binding protein → MRKGWIFLAAVAMAAASACGSDSTGPGGSGPPVATNQVSVGNDFFNAPNIVVPAGTTVTWTWSVSATDHNVTFSDASSGDKTAGATYSRQFNTAGTFSYHCTLHAGMTGSVLVQ, encoded by the coding sequence ATGCGTAAGGGATGGATTTTTCTCGCGGCGGTCGCGATGGCGGCGGCGTCGGCGTGCGGCAGCGATTCGACCGGCCCCGGAGGTAGCGGGCCCCCGGTTGCAACCAATCAGGTCTCGGTCGGCAACGACTTCTTCAACGCGCCAAACATCGTCGTTCCGGCCGGAACGACCGTTACTTGGACCTGGAGTGTGAGCGCGACCGACCACAATGTGACGTTTTCCGACGCGTCGTCCGGCGACAAGACCGCCGGCGCAACGTACAGCCGCCAGTTCAATACGGCGGGAACATTCTCGTATCACTGCACGTTACACGCAGGGATGACCGGTTCGGTGTTGGTGCAGTAG
- a CDS encoding cyclopropane-fatty-acyl-phospholipid synthase family protein has protein sequence MERHDIVSALHRSQHAVDTLFGTPTERGFDVRYWDGTVETAGDGDAPFTLVLKTPSALRQMLLPPSELAIVEAYLSGVVDVEGELSAAVALGDAIKSRLSSVRALISLTKDLLSLPSPNGDAEAVREHSADALGTQSGEKHERRRDRAAISYHYDVGNDFYQLWLDKRMVYSCAYFHRADDTLDRAQEAKLDLVCRKLRLEPDDRFLDIGCGWGALVIHAATHYGVNAVGVTLSKRQAELATKRIADAGLSKCCRIELRDYRDVATLGPFDKLASVGMVEHVGVDHLPQYFASAYAALAPGGLFLNHGIVSVQAGRPRGWRESLARRLWKADAFIDQYVFPDGKLGPFYEIIHAAEAVGFETRDVESLREHYARTLEEWISRLERNRDRAVAIVGETAFRVWRLYMTASARGFGTGDLNVLQTLLSKPREGHTNLPPTREDLFI, from the coding sequence GTGGAACGGCACGACATAGTCTCTGCACTTCATCGCAGTCAGCACGCGGTCGACACGCTGTTCGGAACGCCGACGGAGCGCGGCTTCGACGTGCGCTATTGGGACGGCACCGTCGAGACGGCCGGTGACGGGGACGCTCCGTTCACGCTCGTCCTCAAGACGCCCTCGGCGCTGCGACAAATGCTGCTTCCGCCGAGCGAGCTCGCGATCGTCGAAGCGTACTTATCGGGCGTCGTCGACGTCGAGGGAGAGCTCTCCGCGGCCGTCGCGCTCGGCGATGCGATCAAGTCGCGGCTATCGTCGGTACGCGCGCTGATCTCACTGACGAAGGATCTCCTGTCGCTCCCCAGTCCGAATGGCGACGCCGAGGCTGTTCGCGAACACAGCGCCGACGCGCTCGGCACCCAGTCCGGCGAAAAACATGAGCGCAGGCGAGATCGCGCCGCGATCAGCTACCACTACGACGTCGGCAACGACTTTTACCAGCTCTGGCTCGACAAGCGGATGGTGTATTCGTGCGCGTACTTCCACCGCGCCGACGACACGCTCGACCGCGCGCAGGAGGCGAAGCTCGATCTCGTGTGCCGCAAGCTGCGCCTCGAGCCGGACGATCGATTCCTCGACATTGGATGCGGATGGGGGGCGCTCGTCATTCACGCTGCCACGCACTATGGCGTGAACGCCGTCGGCGTCACGTTGAGCAAGCGGCAGGCGGAGCTGGCGACGAAACGGATCGCCGACGCGGGACTCTCGAAGTGCTGCCGCATCGAGCTGCGCGACTACCGTGACGTCGCCACGCTCGGGCCGTTCGACAAGTTGGCGAGCGTGGGCATGGTCGAACACGTCGGGGTCGACCACTTGCCGCAGTACTTCGCGTCCGCGTACGCCGCGCTCGCGCCGGGCGGGCTCTTTTTGAATCACGGGATCGTCAGCGTGCAGGCCGGTCGGCCGCGGGGATGGCGCGAATCGTTGGCGCGGCGCCTATGGAAGGCGGACGCGTTCATCGACCAATACGTCTTTCCCGACGGCAAGCTTGGCCCGTTCTACGAGATCATTCATGCGGCGGAAGCCGTGGGGTTCGAGACGCGCGACGTGGAAAGCCTCCGCGAGCACTACGCGCGGACCCTGGAGGAATGGATCAGTCGTCTCGAGCGGAACCGCGACCGGGCTGTCGCGATCGTGGGCGAAACGGCGTTCCGCGTGTGGCGCCTCTATATGACCGCGTCGGCTCGGGGGTTCGGGACGGGAGACCTGAACGTCCTTCAGACGCTGCTGTCCAAGCCCCGCGAAGGACACACGAACCTTCCGCCGACGCGCGAAGATCTCTTTATCTGA